The genomic stretch ATAAATCAAGCGTGTTAAATATTCGATAGCTGGCTTGTGATAAGGCGATATTACGATCGTCGTAGCTAGGTTGCGCCGCGTCACCAAAGGCAATGGCTTCGATAATGGCAATACGTAGTTTATTGCCGTTAGATTTAAGATCCCCCAAGGCGCAGGCAAGCCCGGCACCGACAAGGCCGCCGCCGACAATAATAATGTCGTAATCGAATTTTTCCTTAACCATTAAGCGGCCTGCATAATGGCTTCGATATTGTCGGCATGTTTGGGTGCGCCAGCACTCAACACTTTGTTGCCTGTGCGCGTGACAACAATATCGTCTTCAATACGAATACCAATGCCGCGCCAACGTTTGGCGACTTTTTTACAATCAGCTGATATGTATAAGCCTGGCTCCACTGTCAGCACCATACCAGGGCGAAGTTTTAGCCATTGTTGGCCTTGTTTGTAAGGCCCCACATCATGTACATCCATGCCTAACCAATGGCCGGTTCGGTGCATATAAAAATCTTTATAGGCATTGTCTTTGATCAATTGTTTGTAATCGCCTTTTAATAAACCGAGTTTGATGAGGCCTTTGGTGAGCACGCGCACGGCGGTGTCATGGTGCACGTTATAGCGCGCGCCAGGTTGCACTTTTTTAATCGCTGCAAGCTGTGCGTCTAATACCAGGTCATACAATGCGCGCTGCTCTGCGCTAAAACGGCCATTGACTGGAAAGGTGCGAGTAATATCGGAGGCGTAGTTAGCGTATTCAGCGCCAGCATCAATTAATAATAAATCGCCATCATTCAATACTGAATTATTCTCGGTGTAGTGCAATATGCAGGCATTTTTTCCGCCAGCAACGATGGATGGGTAGGCGTGTGAGTGACTGCCATGTTTCATAAAACAATGGGTTAATTCAGCATTGATTTCATATTCATTCATGCCGGGTTTGCACTGCTGCATCGCTTGAATATGTGCTTCAGAGGCAATGTTGGCCGCCCGTTGCATGAGCTTAATTTCAGCATTGGATTTAACCAAACGCATTTGATGAATAATATGCGCCAGCGAAATAAATTGTGAGGGTTCATTAGCACCGCTGCGTGATTGATTACGTAAGGTTTCGGCTTTTTGCGTCAGCAGTTGATCAAATTCATGGTCTTGACCCAGGGTATAAAAGATACGCTCAATACCCCCCATCCATTCACCAAGCTTGTC from Gammaproteobacteria bacterium encodes the following:
- the pepP gene encoding Xaa-Pro aminopeptidase — translated: MTSEFSKRRQRLLKQMGPNSMAILPTATEKIRNRDVHYPFRPDSDFYYLTGFSEPESVMVLLREKSKSLFILFCRQRDRALEIWNGHRYGPEGAIDQFGADEAYDIDTLHDKLGEWMGGIERIFYTLGQDHEFDQLLTQKAETLRNQSRSGANEPSQFISLAHIIHQMRLVKSNAEIKLMQRAANIASEAHIQAMQQCKPGMNEYEINAELTHCFMKHGSHSHAYPSIVAGGKNACILHYTENNSVLNDGDLLLIDAGAEYANYASDITRTFPVNGRFSAEQRALYDLVLDAQLAAIKKVQPGARYNVHHDTAVRVLTKGLIKLGLLKGDYKQLIKDNAYKDFYMHRTGHWLGMDVHDVGPYKQGQQWLKLRPGMVLTVEPGLYISADCKKVAKRWRGIGIRIEDDIVVTRTGNKVLSAGAPKHADNIEAIMQAA